CTCTTCATCCAATCTGACAGAGcttgagctattttgcaaagaagaacaGGCAGAAATTTCACTCTTCAGATGTGCAAAGCAGGAAATACACCCCAAAAGACTGTAATTATGGTGAAaagtggttctacaaagtattgactcgggggggctgaatacaaatgcatgcaacacttttcagatatttatttgtaaaaaataaaataaaattctttcaCTTCACAATAATGTGCCACTTTGCGTTAGTCTATCATATAAaatcctaataaaattaatttgggTCTGTGGTTGTAAAGTATGAAGGggtgtaaatatttttgcaaggcactgtaatttttccacttttattgatttagtcacactgctttatatatatatttcctggCTGTCTTATTAAAATTAGAGTATCTTAACCCCTAGCACTCAGCTGTAAGTCTGATGAACCTCTCATCTCAGTTATATAAACTCCGAGGCCCGTTCCAAAGGTCTTGAAAAATGTACTTGTACTGTAGTTTCCAAGAAaccatttacataaacattgatattaaaatgattttgaaataggaaacccaaaataaaaagctttaataATCATGTCATCACGTTGGACAAAAACATCTGACAAATAAACAacttatacacttttttttttttttacctttatgctATAAAACCTATAGTGTGTTGTATTTATGAATATggacaaagaattaaacacgtttttattttaaggttacAAGATCAGCATAACCTTCAAATGTAGAATTAATTTAAGAAACAAacgaactaaaataaaaaaatacatttaaattaaatactcattatttattttccaaagccaCAGGGAGCCACAGCAGAAGGTTAAAAGAGCCACATGTGGCTCCGGAGCCGCGGGTTGCCGACCCCTGTTCTAGACGCTCATAATTAATTGCTTAATTAATCATCTGACAACCTTcttaaacacactctctctcttactatctctctctctctctatctcctgCACTCTCAATTCCAAGAATATCAGCAAATTGAGAAATCTCTGTTTTTGAGAAACTTCTAAGGCAAACTGTTTCTGATttggagagcgagagagaaaaacaggatCTGGAAAGGTGGAGAGAGTTTTGACCAATGAGTTGCAGAACctcacatttttatttgcataccTGGATCAGTTTAAGAGTGAACCTCAGTGGACTTTGCTTTACAGTGTGTATCATCTTGGTGTATCTGCACTATGGTGTGGAGCGTTTTGTGGATTTCGGCTCAGGTGCTGGTGTTTACGAGCCTCCTGGTGCCAGGCTCAGGGCGCGTCTTGAATGAGGGAGAAAAATGTGGAGGCGGCATTAGGGACACGTGTGATTCTGGTCTTATCTGTCAGCCTATCAAGCACCATCCCATTTTATTCTTCGCTGAAGGAGTGTGCTCCAGTAAGTGGTCACAAACACATTTAGAGGTTACGGACAGTCTGTTTACTTCTGCAATTAGTTTAACTGCTCCGTGTTGGGGTTCGATTTATGACCATGTTTTATTTCCACAGCAGCGTTATGACTAGTGATGTGTCGTTCATGAACCATTTGTTCTTtctgaacgaatctttaacaagAATAAGTCATTTTGGAGAGTGATTTGATCATTTTTTTGCTCGGcgtgcatgcgcaaagcatcgcaaaacctccgtaggttatgtacaggaaacagaattgagcgattctttctcagtgactcttctactccgagttgttcgttcctttgtcacgtgactcccatagacgctatgcggtgcagagattcaaaagaacgaacgactcagactggaagatatgagaggtgagctactcattctgtttattataatatgtccttagctgcattgtaatattttcattactgaaacTATAGCTAAAATTTGTGCATGTAGATGTATTGGGTGtctttgaattttatttttgatcaaaagaacgagATGAACCAAATGACTTAAAAAGAGAATCAATCATTTTGATGAATGAtatttaaagaaccgagtcactaaaatgattcaaacttcccatcactaattaTGACTTGTGATGTGCGCATGTTCCTCATGTTTGGCTGCTCCATTTCTCAGGAGGTGTAAGTTGTAACTGTTCTGAGGTCGAATGCCCACCATGGCGCAGTTCCTGTTACAGCCGCATGGTGACTGATCCGTGTGGGTGTTGTGCACACTGCCCCAAGCGAAAAGGCGAGGTGTGCGGTGGGCCGAGCTGGAGATACGGTAACTGTGTTTCAAATTTGGTTTGCGCCGTCGTTGTGGGGCTCGAACCGGTCACACCTCCACAGTTAGGCGTGTGCAAAGGTAACGTATCCTCACTTATCACCATCCTGTACATATACACTCACACCACGTTTACTGCATCAAGTGCttttaaaagcacaaaaaataaaataaagtgttatttttccatattaatttataattttatccCACTGCATTAATTCTGCTCAGTCACTGTTGCTATTCctgtcactctttctctctttatttaactctctcgttctcttcttttctctttcagcGGTGCCAAAACATCTTAAAAAGATCTTCCCTGTTCATCTTTGTCCTGTTAAATACGGTTGCAACGTGCATGTTGGAAATTGTGATTGTTATACAGACCAGGCCTGTGATGCATCATTCTCATATAGCACCTATGAAGCCTGCTATAAAGATTTAAtgggtgagacacacacacacagttaaacaCTCACATGTTCATGTAACACATTTAATTCCCAGTTAAGTTAAGGCGAAACGTTTGACTGGTACCGTACATTCAGCTTAAGGTAAGAACTTGTTTTCCAACATGGCCGCTCATAGCATTAGCAACAAACAGAGTATtacatctttacattttaatatcttatgtcattgtttttacatttccaaACTTCAACTTCCCACCTACAGGATAAGTCGAATGCAGCATGCAGCCAAGTTTatgaatcaataaataaacaatggaATTGGGCCACGGAAAGAGACATGTGGAATACCAAATTTTATTTCCATATACACAGAAAATAATCtgtgtaatttaatataataatcaataatattcATCTTTCAggtctaaaaaagaaaaaaaacctacaaaaacaaatcaatgaCTAAATcatgtagatttaaaaaatgagattattacaaataaaatctttaaagacAATCTTTCCAACaaattacagtacattctctttctttcattattgctatagttattattattattattattattattataaagaaaatagttttttttttgcttttacataATCATATTATTGTTCTTGTTAAGCTTTAGCCATTATTAGTAGGGTAGGGACTGGTAGACTCCCAACGCCCTCAGGTGGAATCATGCACTATTACTTTTCTGAGATTTTCCTAAAACGTTTTtctgagctttttatttttttttacatactgtagaagatGAATGAGGCTGATTTCGCCCAAGCAAAAAACAAGACATATCATGATAAACAGCTTTAAAAGAATTACATGGATGAAAAAACAAGGTCCCGTTCATATCCGGCTTGACTCCCCAATTACCATGAATGTGGACCTGGAGTGGAGAAGGGCTGaatcaggagaaaaaaaaacactcagtttctaaacgtttcctgacttctagatcgatagatagatatactttatatacactAAATTATTGtgttgcagcagcagcaggttaCACAAACAGTAGTAGGGGGAAAGGGGAAGGactgtaattgtaaataaagtaactgtaactgtactgtaaataaattaatacactATTGCagattctatttaaaaaaaaaacagggtgcaAACTGGCCctttaaaatgagaaaaagagatTGGTTGTGCAAATTGTcagtgtatgtgcgtgtgcctAAAGTGACAGTAAATAATGTGAGATGTTCAGTATATAAGTTGCTCTTGTCATCAGTTACATATAGTACTGTAGAGGTGAGTCGTTGTACAGTGCAATGGCATTTATTTAAGCAATtgtacttttaattattattttcatgacatttacagtatttatttaacattgtcACATTTAACACTCCATACTGCCTCACACAAGTCTGAACTCTAATAACTTCAACTAAGTAACTTCTgatccttttttgttttgtaatctTTCTAAATGTATTAAATCCTAAACTTTTTCCCTGAAGGGGACTGGATGTATGACCCCGATGAAAGCAAACCTATCGAACCAGCACGACCCGTGCCACCGTGTATGGAGTGGCGATGTATAGTTCAGGgctgcgagtgtgtgtgcaagaTGATGCCGtgtatttacagaaaacaactcTACGAGCCTGAATGCTGTAGAATACTAAGTGAGAATGCATTGTTTTCCTAGAAACATTTTACTCTTAAGCTGCTTACTGATCCTGTGTTaattaaaatctctctctctctctctctctctctcagaggaATCTGGGTGTCATAACACATCCTGTCCTGAGAGTCCCCCTCCCTCTTGTCCAGCAGACTCCTTCATCACTCAGCCCCACTCTGAACCTGGGCAGTGTTGCCCTAATATCTCTGCTATGTGCACCTGCGACTTCCAGACCTGCCCTCCGAAACCTGATTACTGCCCCCTGGGGGAACTTCCTGAAGTTGTCGAGAAGGGCAACGGCCACCCGGGGACCTGCTGTGACCGTTATGAGTGTGtgaaacaaaattttaattagggtacacatccacacacacacacacacacacacacacacacacacacacatctctttgGTTTCAAACCTTTAATCTGTAGACAAATGATTTATTACTTCATGTGTACTCTAAATTTTGTATCTATGCTTTACAGCATTAGAtaatttattccaaaatataaattcaataaaaaattgttttgatttgatctgatctgatctgatttgAGCGCTTGATTTGATTCCGACACCCGCCTCGGCATTTTTGCTCACTTAaacactaaacaaagaaaaaataagatttCCCTAACTGATTCTGTAGGGAAAAAATGTGACTCCAGAAAAGAATCAGGTGTCAGGACTGAGGTTCTGtttgttaactggtgatttATGATATCATAAAGACTGCATGACCTTCCATCCATGAAAAatttatacaaacaaaaaaaagtaaacaaagaataaaagtaTTCTCAGGGACAAACACCAGCCCTgctcatgcacaaacacacaacatcaGGCGTCACATATAAAGGCTCGGTCCTATAAACACTGTACGTGTGCAtgagtttatattttttactgatttattatttattggaatataaaaaaaattaaaaactgtgaCATGAAAAGTGCAATTAAACCATCAAGACAAAGTGCAGTTTGAAAATTATCTTGGgatcatgattaaaaaaaaacacattacactacAGTACTAGATaatgttatagtgtgttataatCTTAAAGTCCTAaatccttttattatttattccagataggcccaagcactatgacatcatggCCATCGCACTGATAATGCTGGTttaatagtgctgatgtcataatgCCCCTTGTTGTACTTTTggtatctttcttttttatctctgacttAGAGAAGGACAGTATTTTGGTTAGCCCTGGatcttcagggtccaggtttgattctcgCTTCAGCTCTATATAtgcagagtttgcatgttcttcatgcttggtgggtttcctccgaggaCTTCGGGTTCActcgcacagtccaaaaacatgcagattaggtgtaaatgtatgtgtgagtgtgtgtatgtgtgtgtgccctgtgatagattggcaccctgtccagtgtgtatccCATGTCATGACtggagtctcctgggataggctctaggcccctcgagatcctgtatacaggataaagtgatactgtatgagtgagtgactcAGAGCTTCTGCACAAAAAATTCCAAAGCAATCATATGtgtaaaaatggaaaataaaatctcTTGAATCTTGCCCGACTGTAAGCTGGATGAATAAGTTATTTACTAAGATCCCTAATGTTAAGAGAGATTATCTTGACTTTACCTATTTGAGCTAACTAGCTCACCGCCAAGCTGGACAGTTAACTGTTTTCCTTCTGGATCACTCCCTTTACATGCTGCAGATTGCAAATAGGTACATTTCCACTATAATTTTTAATTGTGTATCCACAGCTATGGCTGCAAGCCACTGAAGCTAACTCACCTCAGACCAGGTTCTTAGAACCCTAGAAAGGGCCAGCTTAAGCCATAAACCCTGGGTTGCAAACTAGAACCACAAACTCTGGGTCGGCGAACTAGAGCCACAAACCCTGGGTTGGCAAACTAGACAACACAATCCCTGGGTCGCAAACTAGACCCATAATCCCTGAGTCGCAAACTAGAGCTACAAACCCTGTGTCAGCAAACTAGAGTCATGAACCCTCAGCTGCAAACTAGACTTACGAATCCTGGGTCGCAAACTAGAGCCATGAACCCTGGGTTGGCAAACTAGACAACACAATCGCTGGGTCTCAAATTAAAGCCACAAACTCTGGGTCAGCAAACTAGAGCCATGAACCCTCGGCCGCACACTAGACCCATGGACCCTGGGTCACAAACTAGAGCCACAAACCCTGTGTCACAAACTAGAGCCACGAATCCTCTGTCACAAACTAGAGCCATGAATCGTCTTTCGCAAACTAGACCCACTAACTCTTGGTTAGCAAACCTGTGTCTAGAGGAGACCAACGCATTGACTAACTTTTCTGCATCAGCAAAAGTGTTTTGCAATATTCCTGGGGTGGAAGTAAGACGTTTTACACAGATTTTTGACATGAGTCTCATACGTCAAATGAGAGTCCATTTTAACCCCAAGGTTTATAACGGATGTTGACAATGGGATATCCTGACCAGAAAAGGTAATACTGGTGATGTAACAGTAGATGTCCTAACCTGGTGTGGGGTGCCTACTAAAATAGTTTCCGTTTTAGAGCTGTTCAACTACAGGAAAATTTTGCTTTATCCATGACTTTATCTCCTCCAAACAGATGGTCAAATTGGATGATGGCAGAGTAGACGAGGAGGTTGAATTTATCCTGAGGTAGAGCTGAGTATCGTCAGCatagcaatgaaataaaataccatGCTGGCTAATGATGCAGGCCAGGGAAAgcataaacaatataaacaaaatgggACCGAGCACAGAGCCCTGAGGAACACCACAGGTGACCACGGATTTAGCCTCTCCCAGGGCAACAGGCTCCGTTCTTTCAGTAAGATAAGATGAGAACCAGTTGTAAACAGAGTCAGAGAGTCCAACAGTGTGACGTAATCTGAAGAATGAAGACTGAAGAAGAATGTTGTGATCAACAGGATCAAAGGCCGAAGACAAGTCCAACAGGATGAGATGCGATGAAAAACCAGCATCAGCCGACATCAGCAGGTCATTCGTGACTCTAAGCAGAGCTGTTTCCACGCTTTGGCAGGGGTGGAAAccagactggaatttctcaaacaaattattttgttttaggtAAGACTGAAGCTGTGcagcatttactttttccaGCACTTTTAAAAAGAACAGGGGTTTAGAAATGGGCCTGTAGTTTGCAAGTACTTCTGGATCTAAggtggatttttaaaaaagtggtcTGATGACAGCAGATTTCAATGTAGTGGGAACATATCCAGTCTGGAGAGAGTGATTTATTATCCTGGTTATCAGGGGACTCATAGCACAAAGGTTGGATTTAATCAAAACTGTAGGAAAAAGGTCCAGAGCACAATTTGATGGTTTCATCTTTTTAACAATGACCTCAACCTCTTGCTGTGTAACTTTAGAGAAACAGCTGAAAAGCTGCAAATTCCCTGGCTGTGGGTCATCCATCAGAACAGGTAGTGCAGAGAAACTTGATAGAGATAAGCGGATGGTATCCACTTTTTTCCTGAAGAAAGTAATGATGTTATTGCATTTCTTTTCTGTAGCTTCCAGATGAGATTGAAATTGTGAGAAAAGGTGCTTTaaattttgttaatgtttttgttattgATATAGAGCTATTGTTAATGATATTTGAATAAAACTGTGATCTTGCAGCTCTCAATGCTCTTGCATATGCCTTTTGATGTTCTCTGTAAACTTGCTTATGAACAGTGAGTCCTGAGGCCTGTACACGTCGCTCAAGAACACGCCCAGCTGTCTTCATCTTCCGCAGCTCACATGTATACCAGGGGGTTGAACGTGAGAAGCAGATAGTTCTATATCTGACAGGGGCATGGAAATCAAGGAGACTGCTGAGCGACTGGTTGTAGAAGTCAACTGACTCAGTGACTGAGGAACATTCAACAGAGGAGAGAGGCTGAAGATCTTTGCTCAGAGTATCTGGGTTGATCTTTTTTGAATTTCTGTAACATATTTGTCGTTTTGCTTTTGTTTGAGAACTAGGGAGTGACAGCTGCATCGAAACCCCCTTGTGGTCAAATAGCAGTTTGCAAAAGACTTACAGGCTTAATACAaggtttaaaaaacaacaacagcagcttAACTTTAAATTCGAATATTGGATCACGCCACATCCTGTACTCACCGTCCCTTTGAGTCATGTTCATAGAAGTTAATGCATATTGCTGCTAACATTAACCTCTTAAAATTTGAAAACACCCT
This region of Clarias gariepinus isolate MV-2021 ecotype Netherlands chromosome 9, CGAR_prim_01v2, whole genome shotgun sequence genomic DNA includes:
- the LOC128530058 gene encoding cysteine-rich motor neuron 1 protein-like, which encodes MVWSVLWISAQVLVFTSLLVPGSGRVLNEGEKCGGGIRDTCDSGLICQPIKHHPILFFAEGVCSRGVSCNCSEVECPPWRSSCYSRMVTDPCGCCAHCPKRKGEVCGGPSWRYGNCVSNLVCAVVVGLEPVTPPQLGVCKAVPKHLKKIFPVHLCPVKYGCNVHVGNCDCYTDQACDASFSYSTYEACYKDLMGDWMYDPDESKPIEPARPVPPCMEWRCIVQGCECVCKMMPCIYRKQLYEPECCRILNSFITQPHSEPGQCCPNISAMCTCDFQTCPPKPDYCPLGELPEVVEKGNGHPGTCCDRYECVKQNFN